The Chiloscyllium plagiosum isolate BGI_BamShark_2017 chromosome 28, ASM401019v2, whole genome shotgun sequence genome includes a region encoding these proteins:
- the LOC122563824 gene encoding class A basic helix-loop-helix protein 9-like: MQRSARRRAPAVQHSPGAQGHPAEPALCPEEGESTARRRARPVRSKARRIAANVRERKRILDYNQAFNALRLSLRHDLNGKRLSKIATLRRAIHKISSLSLFLRSAPLHRWPCEHSECRRLPAETPSPGAEPPASCPPETPGSPLYFQQPPSDHPREQGTVPSPECYSSAGGSQFGVRTAFHQSHLETFVNSSPAPLPWQFNYFPGTSYQQTLPMH, from the coding sequence ATGCAGAGGTCAGCTCGCAGGAGGGCGCCcgcagtgcagcattcccctgGAGCTCAGGGACACCCGGCTGAGCCAGCGCTGTGCCCGGAGGAGGGGGAGAGCACGGCGAGGAGACGCGCCAGGCCGGTGCGCTCCAAAGCCAGGAGGATTGCGGCCAACGTGCGGGAGAGGAAGCGCATCCTGGATTACAACCAGGCGTTCAACGCCCTGCGCCTGAGCCTGAGACACGACCTGAACGGCAAGCGGCTGTCCAAGATCGCCACCCTGCGGAGGGCCATCCACAAGATCTCCAGCCTCTCGCTCTTCCTGCGCTCCGCTCCCCTCCACAGGTGGCCGTGCGAGCACAGCGAGTGCCGGCGGCTGCCCGCAGAGACACCGTCCCCTGGCGCTGAGCCGCCCGCCTCCTGTCCGCCAGAAACTCCGGGCAGCCCCCTCTACTTCCAGCAGCCTCCCAGTGACCATCCCCGAGAACAGGGCACCGTGCCCAGCCCGGAATGTTACTCAAGTGCCGGCGGCTCCCAGTTTGGGGTGAGGACAGCTTTCCACCAGAGTCACCTGGAGACCTTTGTAAACTCCTCTCCGGCCCCACTGCCTTGGCAATTCAATTACTTCCCAGGAACCAGCTACCAACAGACACTGCCAATGCACTGA